Proteins found in one Triticum aestivum cultivar Chinese Spring chromosome 4D, IWGSC CS RefSeq v2.1, whole genome shotgun sequence genomic segment:
- the LOC123095616 gene encoding translation initiation factor IF-2, with protein sequence MDRAINRTYEEYTPVVEWSHSADASFVKITVPGFKREEIRVLVDNHGHLRTRGERPVEGGRWSRFQKDLQLPSDCNVDGIRAKFENEALTITLPKKHPSPPQQAVPVPPVMPAPAPATPKPEPRRPYVAPSQKPPAAFPEPARPAATAPPPVVPSQKPFADRRPSLPRKSADIPAPARPAPPVPAPAPEEETLNKHNGAARPELPAFPKPTGEWVREEAKKPQEEAMARKPQEAAEEEEKRRMEREARGKMEEDRKMAEERETERMMDMARRRRPAPANRGLLVNVAVAALVLVGITVYVWRNLSAAASGGGDAGAGSYGDEM encoded by the exons ATGGACAGGGCCATCAACCGCACCTACGAGGAGTACACCCCCGTCGTCGAGTGGAGCCACTCCGCCGACGCCAGCTTCGTCAAGATCACCGTCCCAG GGTTCAAGAGGGAGGAGATCCGGGTGCTGGTGGACAACCACGGGCACCTGCGCACGCGCGGCGAGCGGCCGGTGGAGGGCGGCAGGTGGAGCCGCTTCCAGAAGGACCTGCAGCTCCCCTCCGACTGCAACGTCGACGGCATCCGCGCCAAGTTCGAGAACGAGGCGCTCACCATCACGCTCCCCAAGAAGCACCCTTCGCCCCCGCAGCAGGCCGTGCCCGTGCCGCCGGTgatgccggcgccggcgccggcgacgccCAAGCCCGAGCCCAGGAGGCCCTACGTGGCGCCGTCCCAGAAGCCGCCGGCGGCGTTCCCCGAGCCCGCGAGGCCGGCCGCCACGGCGCCGCCCCCTGTCGTTCCTTCTCAGAAGCCCTTCGCTGACCGCAGGCCCTCGCTGCCCCGGAAGTCGGCGGACATTCCCGCGCCGGCAAGGCCGGCACCTCCCGTGCCCgcaccggcgccggaggaggagacCCTGAACAAGCACAACGGAGCCGCGAGGCCCGAGCTGCCCGCCTTCCCGAAGCCGACCGGGGAGTGGGTGAGGGAGGAGGCCAAGAAGCCGCAAGAGGAGGCCATGGCGAGGAAGCCGCAGGaggcggccgaggaggaggagaagcggaggatggagagggaggcgagagggaagatggaggaggacaggaagatggcggaggagaggGAGACGGAGAGGATGATGGACATGGCGCGGCGGAGGaggcccgcgcccgccaaccgcGGGCTGCTGGTGAACGTGGCGGTGGCGGCGCTGGTGCTCGTCGGGATCACGGTGTACGTGTGGCGCAACCTGAGCGCCGCTGCCTCCGGCGGCGGGGACGCCGGAGCCGGGAGCTACGGCGACGAGATGTGA
- the LOC123095617 gene encoding protein PHOTOSYSTEM I ASSEMBLY 2, chloroplastic isoform X2, with product MEVSARLRPPPSTTAPPRHGGGSLGRLLPSARPAARAVSAKIRASAINDLQRSKSSLEALFCYDKAVPEENIGKPAGLDLEKKEVGKNPPCVRCETKGAVLCATCAGSGLYVDSIMESQGIIVKVRCLGCGGTGSIMCSTCGGRGHT from the exons ATGGAGGTCTCAGCCAGGCTCCGCCCGCCGCCCTCGACGACGGCGCCTCCCCGCCACGGCGGAGGGTCCCTGGGGCGGCTGCTCCCTTCGGCCCGGCCCGCCGCCCGCGCGGTCTCCGCCAAG ATCAGGGCAAGTGCAATTAATGACCTGCAGAGAAGCAAGAGTAGCCTCGAAGCACTGTTCTGCTACGACAAAGCTGTTCCAGAGGAGAATATTGGGAAACCAGCCGGCCTAGATTTGGAAAAGAAGGAGGTTGGGAAGAATCCTCCATGCGTGCGCTGCGAAACTAAAGGCGCCGTGCTGTGCGCAACCTGTGCTGGCTCAGGCTTGTACGTCGACTCGATAATGGAGAGCCAAGGAATCATCGTAAAGGTCAGATGCCTAG GTTGTGGAGGAACTGGAAGCATCATGTGCTCCACGTGCGGAGGCCGTGGGCACACCTGA
- the LOC123095617 gene encoding uncharacterized protein isoform X1 — translation MEVSARLRPPPSTTAPPRHGGGSLGRLLPSARPAARAVSAKPMQIRASAINDLQRSKSSLEALFCYDKAVPEENIGKPAGLDLEKKEVGKNPPCVRCETKGAVLCATCAGSGLYVDSIMESQGIIVKVRCLGCGGTGSIMCSTCGGRGHT, via the exons ATGGAGGTCTCAGCCAGGCTCCGCCCGCCGCCCTCGACGACGGCGCCTCCCCGCCACGGCGGAGGGTCCCTGGGGCGGCTGCTCCCTTCGGCCCGGCCCGCCGCCCGCGCGGTCTCCGCCAAG CCAATGCAGATCAGGGCAAGTGCAATTAATGACCTGCAGAGAAGCAAGAGTAGCCTCGAAGCACTGTTCTGCTACGACAAAGCTGTTCCAGAGGAGAATATTGGGAAACCAGCCGGCCTAGATTTGGAAAAGAAGGAGGTTGGGAAGAATCCTCCATGCGTGCGCTGCGAAACTAAAGGCGCCGTGCTGTGCGCAACCTGTGCTGGCTCAGGCTTGTACGTCGACTCGATAATGGAGAGCCAAGGAATCATCGTAAAGGTCAGATGCCTAG GTTGTGGAGGAACTGGAAGCATCATGTGCTCCACGTGCGGAGGCCGTGGGCACACCTGA